One Frankia alni ACN14a DNA window includes the following coding sequences:
- a CDS encoding ABC transporter substrate-binding protein: MSATHPSPRHPFAALLAALVAALIALVTLTACGSDSDGGSGKPAAAATPATPTTHEVVDMGGRRVTVPTHPERIVTNYPAVTQIIFMLGGIERVAGVPLSNLTTLPLFKKIYPPLAQKKAVFGADTTTVNTETLLAQKPDLVVLTSGNAALVKKITDLGVPVVQIASFPNYSKLNDGVTFLADVLGGDAPKKAQQYVEYVDGNVAQINKGLAGLPATDRPKLYYTANNPLNTEGGGSIIDNWSTLAGGTNVATVNGVTGTMKDVSVESIVQWDPEYVFCRDASSCTKIEQDPRWSSVAAVRDKHLIVNPRGVFVWAARSAEEALQPIFVAKTLHPAQFADVSIEQEIKEFYQTFYSYDLTDAEVSGILHPTTP, translated from the coding sequence ATGTCAGCAACACACCCGTCACCCAGACACCCGTTCGCCGCCCTGCTCGCGGCCCTGGTCGCGGCCCTGATCGCGCTGGTCACGCTCACCGCCTGCGGCAGCGACTCCGACGGCGGCTCCGGCAAGCCCGCGGCGGCGGCGACGCCGGCCACGCCGACGACCCACGAGGTCGTCGACATGGGCGGCCGGCGCGTCACCGTGCCGACGCACCCGGAGCGGATCGTCACCAACTACCCGGCGGTCACCCAGATCATCTTCATGCTCGGCGGGATCGAACGGGTTGCCGGCGTGCCGCTGAGCAACCTCACGACGCTGCCGCTGTTCAAGAAGATCTACCCGCCGCTCGCCCAGAAGAAGGCGGTGTTCGGCGCCGACACCACCACCGTCAACACCGAGACCCTGCTCGCCCAGAAGCCGGACCTGGTGGTGCTGACCTCCGGCAACGCGGCGCTCGTGAAGAAGATCACCGATCTCGGTGTGCCCGTGGTCCAGATCGCCTCGTTCCCGAACTACTCCAAGCTCAACGACGGCGTGACGTTCCTCGCCGACGTGCTCGGCGGCGACGCTCCCAAGAAGGCCCAGCAGTACGTCGAGTACGTCGACGGCAACGTCGCCCAGATCAACAAGGGCCTCGCTGGCCTGCCGGCGACCGACCGGCCGAAGCTCTACTACACCGCCAACAACCCGCTGAACACCGAGGGCGGCGGCTCGATCATCGACAACTGGTCGACGCTCGCCGGAGGGACGAACGTCGCCACCGTCAACGGCGTCACGGGCACCATGAAGGACGTCTCGGTCGAATCGATCGTCCAGTGGGACCCGGAGTACGTCTTCTGCCGTGACGCCTCGTCCTGCACGAAGATCGAGCAGGATCCGCGCTGGTCGTCGGTCGCCGCGGTGCGCGACAAGCACCTGATCGTCAACCCGCGGGGCGTGTTCGTCTGGGCCGCACGCAGCGCCGAGGAGGCCCTGCAACCGATCTTCGTCGCCAAGACCCTGCACCCCGCGCAGTTCGCCGACGTCAGCATCGAGCAGGAGATCAAGGAGTTCTACCAGACCTTCTACTCCTACGACCTGACCGACGCCGAGGTGTCCGGCATCCTCCACCCGACGACCCCCTGA
- a CDS encoding excalibur calcium-binding domain-containing protein, whose translation MAGRRQHVAFLAGRGARIGLGVLGAFVAVAIVVGIFGGSSSKPRNLVDASTRAADSAATPTAAATPGFTPSPSGARSDAGSPSGTTSGTPSSDDGWPGLPYSAAPAPSPGTGTGTADGRTTGSGTAAGTTASTISTSTIAATSATATGTTVTGSGDTDPAGGGPAGSETTGAGPTGAGTSRGNALAPAAAGGPTQASGSTYYANCTAARAAGIAPLYRGDPGYRAGLDADDDGIACETTSSTTSSTTSGPAAGSGATYYANCTAARDAGVAPLYRGDPGYRSGLDADDDGIACETTSSTSTAQRLPATTPAAQAAAPAAAQSAAPSTTQNATPPATRPVPATESTSPPPPAPTSAAPAPTTAPVHTTVPVPTGGQPVGYANCAAARAAGVTPLHSGDAGYSSDLDRDGDGIACE comes from the coding sequence ATGGCGGGTCGTCGGCAGCACGTCGCATTCCTGGCAGGACGGGGGGCCCGGATCGGGCTCGGTGTGCTCGGCGCCTTCGTCGCCGTGGCCATCGTGGTCGGGATCTTCGGCGGCTCGTCGTCGAAGCCCCGAAACCTGGTCGACGCCTCCACCCGAGCCGCGGACTCGGCGGCGACGCCCACAGCGGCGGCGACGCCCGGGTTCACCCCGTCACCGTCGGGGGCGCGGTCGGACGCGGGGTCGCCGTCCGGGACGACCTCGGGTACCCCGTCGTCCGACGACGGATGGCCCGGGCTGCCGTACTCGGCCGCCCCGGCACCGTCGCCCGGCACCGGCACCGGCACCGCGGACGGCAGAACGACAGGCAGCGGTACCGCGGCTGGGACCACGGCCAGCACAATCTCGACCAGCACAATCGCGGCTACCAGCGCCACGGCTACCGGAACCACAGTCACGGGCTCCGGGGATACCGATCCGGCAGGCGGCGGCCCGGCAGGCAGCGAGACCACAGGCGCCGGGCCCACAGGCGCCGGGACTTCGCGCGGGAACGCGCTGGCTCCCGCGGCGGCGGGCGGCCCGACACAGGCGTCCGGGTCGACCTACTACGCGAACTGCACGGCGGCGCGCGCCGCCGGCATCGCCCCCCTGTACCGCGGCGACCCCGGCTACCGCGCCGGACTCGACGCGGACGACGACGGCATCGCCTGCGAGACCACGTCCTCGACCACATCGTCGACCACATCGGGACCCGCCGCCGGGTCGGGAGCGACGTACTACGCGAACTGCACCGCGGCCCGCGACGCGGGTGTCGCCCCCCTGTACCGCGGCGATCCGGGTTACCGCTCCGGCCTGGACGCGGACGACGACGGCATCGCCTGCGAGACCACGTCCTCGACGTCGACGGCGCAGCGGCTGCCTGCGACGACCCCCGCGGCCCAGGCCGCCGCACCCGCCGCCGCCCAGTCCGCGGCGCCCAGCACAACTCAGAACGCCACCCCTCCCGCGACCCGGCCCGTCCCGGCCACCGAGTCCACCTCGCCGCCGCCACCCGCACCCACCTCCGCGGCACCCGCTCCCACGACCGCGCCCGTCCACACGACCGTGCCAGTGCCGACTGGCGGCCAGCCGGTCGGCTATGCCAACTGCGCGGCCGCCCGCGCCGCCGGTGTCACTCCCTTGCACAGCGGCGACGCCGGGTACAGCTCCGATCTCGACCGGGACGGCGACGGCATCGCCTGCGAGTAA